In bacterium, one genomic interval encodes:
- the pilM gene encoding pilus assembly protein PilM encodes MARKNQILGLDIGRHTAKAVSVAAKGSSVEVLRVETLRLPPGGLDRKAILARWIKEHDLTGTRCVISLPGQQAMFQPLFLVPGDPRTIEQVAAMEILKLRDIASETMSYSVDSFGGSQGERRVLMAMARPILIEESMSWIRDLGLEILDILPAPVALFNALAPAHTHSTEPTLFAHIGSSTTEIAIGGPEGLMFARAFAVGGTPFTEALAKVKQLQIPQAENLKATGACLFDDSDPAVNTAIKRVADLWLSEFQSCLTIFNSLFAKPADRPKRVVLSGGGALLAGFSRYVALKTGLEVTTDIRLPAEGKCEPAAVWAIAIGLACAGAQPRKCEISFLPKAIRDEQMFRREKPFWIAAGVAASLILITSLIGGYYDFKRMEKHLNTQRASLERRRELVAQIESTQTHGNLIREMAAPVDNLLHVGPTVRKVLSLVAAAKHPNDWITLVCDGESYQSKSPSSALFTPPELNGLNRPHRLTAAVSESVTNKPSSLEHVIIEGFTPNLDFASVQKLIDSLETDELIATADLLSDDKLVQPETVDGKGSDRRIKRFVIDLKVRTP; translated from the coding sequence GTGGCCAGGAAAAATCAGATACTCGGACTTGATATCGGACGCCATACCGCCAAGGCGGTGTCGGTTGCCGCCAAGGGTAGTAGTGTGGAGGTTTTACGCGTGGAAACGCTGCGACTGCCCCCCGGCGGTCTCGACCGCAAAGCCATCCTTGCCCGTTGGATCAAGGAACATGATCTCACCGGCACCCGATGCGTGATCAGTCTTCCCGGCCAGCAGGCGATGTTCCAACCCTTGTTCCTGGTCCCCGGCGATCCACGCACCATCGAGCAGGTGGCCGCCATGGAAATCCTGAAATTGCGCGATATCGCTTCCGAAACCATGTCTTACAGTGTGGACTCTTTCGGTGGGAGCCAGGGCGAAAGACGGGTGCTCATGGCTATGGCCCGCCCGATCCTGATCGAAGAATCCATGTCATGGATCCGGGATCTCGGATTGGAAATTCTGGACATTCTTCCCGCGCCCGTCGCCCTGTTCAATGCGCTTGCCCCCGCCCATACCCATAGCACGGAACCCACTCTTTTCGCACACATCGGCAGTTCCACCACGGAAATCGCCATCGGCGGTCCGGAGGGATTAATGTTCGCACGGGCTTTCGCCGTCGGGGGGACCCCCTTTACCGAAGCCCTGGCCAAGGTCAAGCAGTTGCAGATCCCTCAGGCCGAAAACCTGAAGGCCACCGGGGCGTGCCTATTTGACGATTCCGATCCTGCGGTCAACACTGCCATAAAGCGCGTGGCTGATTTATGGCTCTCGGAATTCCAGTCCTGCCTGACGATTTTCAACAGCCTGTTCGCCAAACCCGCAGACCGCCCCAAGCGCGTGGTGCTGTCCGGCGGCGGCGCCTTGTTGGCCGGTTTCTCCCGTTATGTGGCCTTGAAAACGGGACTGGAAGTCACCACGGACATCCGTCTTCCGGCGGAGGGTAAATGTGAACCCGCCGCCGTCTGGGCAATCGCTATCGGCCTGGCCTGTGCGGGCGCGCAACCGCGAAAATGCGAGATTAGTTTTCTGCCGAAAGCCATCCGTGACGAACAGATGTTCCGCCGGGAGAAACCCTTCTGGATCGCCGCTGGTGTAGCCGCCTCCCTTATCCTCATCACAAGCCTTATCGGCGGATATTACGACTTTAAACGCATGGAAAAGCACTTGAACACCCAACGCGCCAGTCTGGAACGCAGGCGGGAATTGGTCGCACAGATCGAATCGACCCAAACCCATGGCAACTTGATCAGGGAAATGGCCGCCCCTGTGGACAATCTGCTCCACGTCGGACCCACCGTCCGCAAGGTCTTATCCCTCGTGGCGGCCGCCAAACATCCAAACGATTGGATTACCCTGGTCTGCGACGGGGAGTCTTATCAATCGAAGAGTCCTTCATCCGCATTGTTCACCCCCCCTGAACTTAACGGCCTTAATCGCCCCCACCGCCTGACGGCGGCCGTATCAGAATCCGTTACAAACAAGCCTTCCAGCCTGGAACATGTCATTATCGAGGGGTTCACCCCGAATCTTGACTTCGCCAGCGTTCAAAAGTTGATCGACAGTCTGGAGACGGATGAATTGATTGCGACCGCCGACCTGTTAAGCGACGATAAATTAGTGCAACCGGAAACGGTTGACGGCAAGGG